A window from Tenacibaculum singaporense encodes these proteins:
- a CDS encoding Na(+)-translocating NADH-quinone reductase subunit A, with the protein MSKDIRIKKGLDIKLVGEAEQVTTELQLGSVFAVKPDDFHGVIPKILAKEGTEVKAGEALFYSKSDERILFPSPVSGKVTEIVRGARRKVLAIKITADAQQEYKDFGKKDVDAMSGEEVKNHLFASGCWPFVKQRPYDVVANPNQAPKAIFVSAYASAPLAADYDYALKGKEAELQAALTALTKLTAGKVHVSVAKNSTLSPFKDVKGVELHKVSGPHPVGNVSTQIAQIDPINKGEVVWVVTPQDLVVIGELLLTGKFNVTRTIALAGSKFNKPQYVTAKAGAQIADVVKGNLDANNARVISGNVLSGLEVKEDGFLGYYDNLITAIPEGDDYELFGWNKPVFNKISTSRALTFSWLNPKKKYDLDTNTNGEHRAFVVTGSYEEIFPLDIYPMQLLKACMYKDLDEMEGLGAYEIAPEDFALTEFICVSKQPHQKIIREGLDLMREELG; encoded by the coding sequence ATGTCAAAAGACATCCGTATTAAGAAAGGCTTGGATATCAAGCTAGTTGGCGAGGCAGAACAGGTAACTACCGAACTTCAATTAGGTAGTGTGTTTGCAGTAAAGCCAGATGATTTTCACGGCGTTATTCCTAAAATTTTAGCAAAAGAAGGTACAGAAGTAAAAGCAGGTGAAGCACTTTTTTATTCAAAAAGTGATGAGCGTATTTTATTCCCTAGTCCTGTTAGTGGTAAAGTTACAGAAATCGTTCGTGGAGCACGAAGAAAAGTTTTAGCAATTAAAATCACTGCTGATGCACAGCAGGAATACAAAGATTTTGGTAAGAAAGATGTAGACGCAATGTCTGGGGAAGAGGTGAAAAACCACTTGTTTGCTTCAGGTTGTTGGCCGTTTGTAAAACAACGTCCGTACGACGTGGTTGCAAACCCTAATCAAGCACCAAAAGCAATTTTTGTATCAGCCTATGCAAGTGCACCTTTAGCAGCCGATTATGATTATGCGTTAAAAGGCAAAGAAGCAGAATTACAAGCAGCTTTAACAGCGTTAACAAAATTAACAGCAGGTAAAGTACATGTTTCTGTAGCTAAAAACTCAACACTATCACCGTTTAAAGATGTGAAAGGAGTTGAGCTACATAAAGTTTCAGGGCCACACCCAGTAGGGAATGTAAGTACTCAAATAGCACAAATTGATCCTATTAACAAAGGAGAAGTTGTGTGGGTAGTTACACCTCAAGACTTAGTGGTAATAGGAGAGTTGTTATTAACTGGAAAGTTTAATGTTACTCGTACAATTGCATTAGCAGGATCTAAGTTTAACAAACCACAGTACGTAACTGCAAAAGCAGGAGCGCAAATTGCTGATGTTGTTAAAGGAAATTTAGACGCTAATAATGCTCGTGTAATTAGTGGAAATGTTTTAAGTGGTTTAGAAGTTAAAGAAGATGGTTTCTTAGGATACTACGATAACTTAATTACAGCTATCCCAGAAGGAGATGACTATGAATTATTTGGGTGGAATAAGCCAGTTTTTAATAAAATATCTACTTCTAGAGCATTAACTTTTTCTTGGTTAAACCCAAAGAAAAAATATGACTTAGATACGAATACTAACGGAGAGCATAGAGCATTTGTAGTAACAGGTTCTTATGAAGAAATTTTTCCGTTAGATATCTATCCGATGCAATTATTAAAAGCTTGTATGTATAAAGATCTTGACGAAATGGAAGGATTAGGAGCTTACGAAATTGCACCAGAAGATTTTGCGTTAACAGAATTTATTTGTGTGTCGAAACAACCTCACCAAAAAATAATTCGTGAAGGATTAGATTTAATGAGAGAAGAATTAGGATAA
- a CDS encoding type IX secretion system plug protein, whose product MIKKELSLIAFLLVVSTFAQNIKTIQLRPKNNPNFYAPITRLGDVLKLSFDDLDADSKQYQYKIEHMTHDWKPSSMTSNQYIEGFEQNEIINFNNSFNTLQPYTHYSVEIPNQNTIITKSGNYLISVIDENYEVVFTRRCVFYEDITTVGVAAFRSRNAATTNQQQTVQFSVNHPGLQINTPSQEINVALFQNHNWNTAITNLQPIFIKPQQLLYNHTIKTNFWGGNEFLNFDTKFIRNSSLNVARVERKDLYHSYLYTDEPRTDKTYTYNPDINGQFVVRTTERDVLDDRDNTEADYSLVHFSLEVFEPYDNKDVYVYGAFNNYELSEENKMIYDSSQRIYKATLPFKQGFYNYSYVTLDSNKSIDLHEIDGSFYQTENEYTVIVYYKPFGEIYDRVIGVGYVFFNQNR is encoded by the coding sequence ATGATAAAAAAAGAACTATCCTTAATTGCCTTTTTATTAGTTGTTTCGACCTTTGCTCAAAACATAAAGACTATACAATTACGACCTAAAAATAACCCCAATTTTTATGCTCCAATTACTCGTTTAGGTGATGTTTTAAAATTGTCTTTTGACGATTTAGACGCTGACAGTAAACAGTACCAATATAAAATTGAGCACATGACTCATGACTGGAAGCCTAGCTCAATGACAAGCAACCAATATATTGAGGGTTTTGAACAAAACGAGATTATCAATTTCAACAATTCTTTTAACACACTTCAACCTTACACACACTACTCTGTAGAAATCCCAAATCAAAATACAATTATCACCAAAAGTGGTAATTATCTAATTTCTGTTATAGACGAAAACTACGAAGTTGTTTTTACCAGACGCTGTGTGTTTTACGAAGATATTACTACTGTTGGTGTTGCTGCTTTTAGAAGTAGAAACGCAGCAACAACCAACCAACAACAAACCGTTCAATTTTCTGTTAATCACCCGGGGTTACAAATCAATACGCCGTCACAAGAAATTAATGTTGCATTATTTCAAAACCATAATTGGAATACTGCTATTACCAATCTCCAACCTATATTTATTAAACCTCAGCAATTATTATACAATCACACTATAAAAACTAATTTTTGGGGTGGAAACGAGTTTTTAAATTTTGACACAAAATTTATACGAAACTCTAGTTTAAATGTTGCTAGAGTAGAACGCAAAGACTTATACCACAGCTATCTTTACACTGACGAGCCTCGTACTGATAAAACATACACTTACAACCCTGACATCAATGGACAATTTGTTGTAAGAACCACAGAACGCGATGTTCTTGACGATAGAGATAATACCGAAGCTGATTATTCTTTAGTTCATTTTTCTTTAGAAGTTTTTGAACCTTACGATAACAAAGATGTTTATGTGTATGGTGCATTTAACAATTACGAACTGTCTGAAGAAAACAAAATGATTTACGATTCCTCTCAGAGAATTTACAAAGCTACACTTCCTTTTAAGCAAGGCTTTTATAACTACAGTTATGTTACTTTAGACAGCAACAAAAGCATTGACCTACATGAAATTGACGGTTCTTTTTACCAAACCGAAAATGAGTACACTGTAATTGTTTACTATAAGCCTTTTGGTGAAATTTATGACAGAGTAATTGGTGTAGGTTATGTTTTTTTTAATCAAAACAGGTAA
- a CDS encoding DUF3667 domain-containing protein has protein sequence MIKKNKVPVVRDANCLNCGHPFTNNEKFCPECGQKNRGKKITLSVFLRELFAGFFSLDTKFWRTLIPLLINPGKVSKDYIEGKRVRYTNPFRFYLATSIIFFLIISLTDNYKKFEELRIGKSSSINSQINLNNDNSDAIEVDLDSIQDVVFKQLEEQDSIEAKKTLTKLDSTSASYNSEQKLIKANSNDSFGLVKFMKFQKTHPKVPIDAALDSLKLEKNFSNRFWYSRAKVFNSVFLNKDETKKFFRQILSYASIALFILLPIFTLFLKFIYLRRRYTYVEHLVFVFHVQTVLFLLFSIFYIIDFFKHSSSFLPVFLLLFMIYLFIAMKRFYNQGYFKTFIKYTLANTMFFILAMLGSIAISFAAFALY, from the coding sequence ATGATTAAAAAAAATAAAGTTCCAGTTGTAAGAGATGCTAACTGTTTAAACTGTGGACATCCTTTTACTAATAATGAAAAATTTTGCCCTGAATGTGGGCAAAAAAATAGAGGAAAAAAAATTACTCTAAGCGTTTTTCTTCGTGAGCTTTTTGCTGGTTTCTTTTCCTTAGACACTAAATTTTGGCGAACACTTATCCCTTTATTAATAAACCCTGGTAAAGTTTCAAAAGACTACATCGAAGGCAAAAGAGTAAGATATACCAATCCGTTTCGGTTTTATTTAGCTACTTCTATTATCTTTTTTTTAATTATAAGTTTAACTGATAACTATAAGAAATTTGAAGAATTAAGAATTGGTAAATCTTCGAGTATTAATTCTCAAATTAATTTAAACAATGACAATAGCGATGCTATTGAAGTAGATCTTGACTCTATTCAAGATGTAGTTTTCAAACAACTTGAAGAACAAGACTCTATAGAAGCTAAAAAGACACTTACCAAACTTGATTCCACATCAGCTTCATATAATTCTGAACAAAAACTAATCAAAGCTAACTCTAATGATTCTTTCGGGCTCGTAAAATTTATGAAATTTCAAAAGACGCATCCTAAAGTACCAATTGACGCTGCTTTGGACAGCCTGAAATTGGAGAAAAATTTCAGCAATCGCTTTTGGTATTCACGTGCAAAAGTTTTTAACTCAGTCTTTTTAAACAAAGATGAAACAAAAAAGTTTTTCCGTCAAATACTATCGTATGCTTCTATCGCACTATTTATACTTCTACCTATATTCACTTTATTTTTAAAGTTTATTTACCTTAGAAGGAGGTATACATATGTAGAACATCTTGTTTTTGTATTTCATGTACAAACCGTACTCTTTCTGCTGTTTTCTATTTTTTATATTATAGACTTTTTTAAACACTCTAGCAGCTTCCTGCCTGTTTTCTTACTACTCTTCATGATTTATTTATTTATAGCCATGAAAAGATTTTACAATCAGGGGTATTTTAAGACATTTATAAAGTACACACTAGCTAACACTATGTTTTTTATACTAGCAATGCTAGGATCTATTGCTATCTCGTTTGCTGCCTTTGCTTTATATTAA
- the apaG gene encoding Co2+/Mg2+ efflux protein ApaG: MFQQVTKGIKISVKTSFRGSVYRGHRQYYAFSYYISIENKSKDTVKLLERFWVIFDALNNTEYVEGEGVVGETPTLKPNDIYNYRSNCFLLSTIGAMGGNYKMINIETLEEFLVIIPTFQLTTTAILN, from the coding sequence ATGTTTCAACAAGTAACAAAAGGCATTAAAATCTCTGTAAAAACATCTTTTAGAGGCTCTGTATACAGAGGACATCGACAGTACTATGCTTTTAGTTATTATATTTCTATAGAAAATAAATCGAAAGACACCGTAAAGCTACTAGAGCGTTTTTGGGTTATTTTTGATGCTCTTAACAACACTGAATATGTAGAAGGCGAAGGTGTTGTTGGAGAAACACCAACTTTAAAACCTAACGATATTTATAATTACAGATCTAATTGTTTTTTACTCTCTACCATAGGCGCTATGGGTGGAAACTATAAAATGATTAACATAGAAACACTTGAAGAATTTTTAGTAATTATTCCTACTTTTCAACTAACCACTACTGCTATTTTAAACTAA